A single window of Methanoregula sp. DNA harbors:
- a CDS encoding DEAD/DEAH box helicase, which translates to MSPIDRLDERVSACIWKRGFSALSDPQMQAIPLVLEGKNIILIAPTGTGKTESAMIPVFNGLVTGTYGKGIKALYITPLRSLNRDILSRMEWWCHELSVKIGVRHGDTSISERRRQALSPPDLLITTPETLQALFMGRRLRSHLSGIRYVIVDEIHELAGSKRGAQLAVALERLVVYAGDFQRIGLSATVGNPDEIGRFLCGSRPFFDVLVPVAKQLDVSVRFAGESFKEQVSVLSSMLSAKGSTLVFVNTRVTAEALAHELFERGDVEVHHGSLSRDVRIDAEERFKRGEIKTLICTSSMELGIDIGRVDHVIQFGSPREVARLVQRVGRAGHRLHTVSRGTILATGFSDLLESLVIVRRALANDIEDVIPHKNAADVLANQIAGIAVEYGEIELERVRGIINRAHVFSDYGSLLDDVCRQMEEHRLIRLDGSRIITTARARKYLAGNLSMIHDERKVPVFDMVSRRTVGTLDESFVVGWVHTGAVFVTKGQLWRVIEIADGKLTVEPARKVQGEIPSWEGEQIPVPYTIAKEAGALRRSRSIGDYTSEPDGIQYARTFLEAMDKNRSPVPTDELITLENTDEGVVCNICAGHKANEALGRVISILISAKFGTTVGIELDAYRILLRLPSYIRAADVRDMLMSVDPLHMPGIIRLALKRTALFKWKLVQVAKKFGAIDPDADYERISIQRLLEFFDSTVVQQEAYRELLSEYMDVATAAAIITLVQKDEISISTGSLSIIGAEGLLTSRDQIPPPTADQAILAAVKRRLDSDDVVLCCMNCRDWKSRTVVFRVPEKPRCPKCGAGLIAALKPWEEQLCAAMKKKKKTAEEQENERRLMKNANIVLSSGKKAVIALAARGIGPENASRIMGTLTDGDAFYREILKAERNFIQTHRFWQ; encoded by the coding sequence ATGTCCCCGATTGACCGCCTCGATGAGCGGGTGAGCGCCTGCATCTGGAAGCGGGGTTTTTCTGCATTGTCCGACCCCCAGATGCAGGCGATCCCCCTGGTCCTTGAAGGTAAAAACATCATCCTCATTGCTCCGACCGGCACCGGGAAGACTGAGAGTGCAATGATCCCTGTCTTTAACGGTCTGGTAACGGGAACTTATGGCAAAGGGATCAAGGCACTGTATATCACTCCGCTGCGTTCTCTCAACCGTGACATCCTGTCAAGGATGGAATGGTGGTGCCATGAGTTATCGGTCAAAATTGGTGTCCGGCACGGTGATACTTCCATATCAGAGCGCCGAAGGCAGGCACTATCCCCCCCGGACCTCCTCATCACGACGCCCGAGACCCTGCAGGCATTGTTTATGGGCAGGCGCCTGCGCAGCCACCTTTCCGGCATACGGTACGTGATTGTTGATGAAATTCACGAGCTTGCCGGCAGCAAGCGGGGGGCGCAGCTTGCCGTTGCACTCGAACGGCTTGTTGTCTATGCAGGAGATTTCCAGCGCATCGGCCTTTCTGCGACTGTGGGAAACCCGGACGAGATCGGGCGGTTCCTGTGCGGTTCCCGGCCTTTCTTTGATGTGCTAGTTCCCGTGGCAAAGCAGCTGGATGTCAGCGTCAGGTTTGCAGGCGAGTCGTTCAAGGAACAGGTAAGCGTGCTCTCTTCAATGCTTAGTGCGAAAGGGTCAACGCTGGTCTTTGTGAACACGCGGGTGACTGCCGAGGCGCTGGCGCACGAGCTCTTTGAGCGTGGCGACGTTGAGGTCCACCATGGTTCGCTCTCAAGGGATGTGCGGATCGACGCAGAGGAGCGGTTCAAACGCGGGGAGATAAAGACCCTGATCTGCACGTCGTCCATGGAACTCGGGATCGACATCGGCAGGGTGGATCACGTAATACAGTTCGGGTCCCCGCGGGAAGTTGCCCGGCTGGTCCAGCGTGTCGGAAGAGCGGGGCACAGGTTGCATACAGTTTCGCGCGGCACAATCCTTGCCACAGGTTTCTCCGACCTTCTGGAATCGCTTGTCATTGTGCGAAGGGCGCTTGCAAACGATATTGAGGACGTGATCCCCCACAAAAATGCCGCCGATGTGCTCGCAAACCAGATCGCAGGCATCGCGGTCGAATATGGGGAGATCGAACTGGAGCGGGTGCGCGGAATTATTAACAGGGCGCATGTGTTTTCTGACTATGGGAGCCTGCTTGACGATGTCTGCCGGCAGATGGAGGAGCACCGGCTCATCAGGCTGGACGGCAGCAGGATCATAACCACTGCGCGGGCCCGGAAGTACCTTGCGGGAAATCTCTCCATGATCCATGACGAGCGCAAGGTGCCGGTCTTTGACATGGTATCCCGGCGGACGGTCGGGACGCTCGATGAGTCCTTTGTCGTCGGCTGGGTGCATACTGGCGCAGTTTTTGTCACCAAGGGCCAGTTGTGGCGGGTGATCGAGATCGCTGACGGGAAACTCACCGTCGAACCGGCACGAAAGGTGCAGGGGGAGATCCCGTCATGGGAAGGCGAACAGATACCGGTCCCGTACACGATTGCCAAGGAAGCCGGGGCGCTTCGCAGGAGCAGGAGCATTGGGGACTACACCAGTGAACCCGACGGGATACAATATGCCCGGACATTCCTTGAAGCGATGGACAAAAACCGCTCACCTGTCCCCACCGATGAGCTTATCACGCTTGAAAATACCGACGAGGGGGTTGTCTGCAACATCTGCGCCGGGCACAAGGCAAATGAAGCCCTCGGGCGAGTCATCTCCATCCTGATCTCGGCAAAGTTCGGCACGACAGTTGGTATCGAGCTGGATGCATACAGGATCCTACTCCGGCTGCCTTCCTATATACGGGCGGCCGATGTGCGTGATATGCTGATGTCCGTTGACCCCCTGCACATGCCGGGCATCATTCGGCTTGCTCTCAAGCGCACCGCTCTTTTTAAGTGGAAGCTTGTGCAGGTGGCAAAAAAATTCGGGGCGATCGACCCGGACGCAGATTATGAAAGGATAAGTATCCAGAGATTGCTTGAATTCTTTGATTCCACGGTCGTGCAGCAGGAGGCGTACCGCGAGCTGCTCTCGGAATACATGGATGTTGCAACAGCTGCAGCCATCATAACCCTCGTCCAAAAGGATGAGATCAGCATCAGTACCGGGAGCCTCTCCATTATCGGTGCGGAAGGGCTGCTCACCTCGCGCGACCAGATCCCCCCGCCAACCGCAGACCAGGCGATCCTTGCTGCGGTCAAACGCCGGCTGGACTCTGATGATGTCGTGCTCTGCTGCATGAACTGCCGTGACTGGAAGAGCCGTACTGTGGTCTTCAGGGTCCCTGAGAAGCCCCGGTGCCCGAAATGCGGGGCCGGGCTGATCGCAGCCCTCAAACCATGGGAGGAGCAGTTGTGTGCGGCAATGAAGAAAAAGAAGAAGACCGCTGAAGAACAGGAGAACGAGCGGCGGCTGATGAAGAACGCAAATATCGTGCTATCCAGCGGTAAAAAGGCGGTTATCGCGCTTGCAGCAAGGGGTATCGGCCCCGAGAACGCATCCCGTATCATGGGGACCCTTACCGACGGGGACGCGTTTTACCGCGAAATCTTAAAAGCAGAGCGCAATTTTATCCAGACGCACCGGTTCTGGCAGTAA
- a CDS encoding TATA-box-binding protein, with amino-acid sequence MADKRYETLKIENIVASGVIADSIDLAIVSKKIPSCELNTKRFPGAVYRIEKPKIASLIFSSGKVVLTGIRDKKALDDGLKLIISSLKGAGVKTYKEPKVAITNIVCSYDIGKYINLNKVVITLNLENIEYEPEQFPGLVYRIKDPKIVALLFSSGKIILTGGKNLEDIKKGLDFLEQKLESIM; translated from the coding sequence ATGGCTGATAAACGGTACGAAACATTAAAAATCGAAAATATCGTCGCGTCCGGCGTTATTGCTGATTCCATAGATCTCGCAATAGTATCAAAAAAGATCCCAAGCTGCGAGCTCAACACCAAACGGTTCCCCGGGGCGGTATACCGGATCGAGAAGCCAAAAATTGCGTCCCTGATATTTTCTTCAGGAAAGGTCGTCCTCACCGGCATCAGGGATAAAAAGGCGCTTGATGACGGGCTCAAACTCATCATCAGCTCGCTTAAGGGAGCAGGAGTGAAGACCTACAAAGAACCCAAGGTCGCGATCACCAACATCGTCTGTTCGTACGATATCGGCAAGTACATCAACCTCAACAAGGTCGTCATCACGCTGAACCTTGAAAATATCGAATATGAACCCGAACAGTTCCCCGGCCTCGTGTATCGTATCAAGGACCCAAAAATCGTTGCCCTGCTCTTCAGCTCGGGAAAGATCATCCTCACCGGTGGGAAAAACCTTGAGGACATCAAGAAGGGGCTGGACTTCCTAGAGCAGAAACTCGAAAGTATTATGTAA
- a CDS encoding metallophosphoesterase → MNLRFFEDGPALIVKNKKRLLVVADLHFGIESDLAQHGWHFASRSTERLWRVIACVKATKPDLLVLLGDVKHSIPRTTRQEYREIPDILAALRERVPIRVLPGNHDTGIAPFLKKGELLPKDGAVIDGVAYMHGHTLPNPDLSGHLIIAGHHHPMVSLHDEVGCSLRAPAYLLAGIDEGVFRFKDVPSMSEKTRVLFMPAFNECAGFDILRIIHHPFSPLSRSIRTDRAEIFCADGTYVGPVSALEENVPD, encoded by the coding sequence ATGAATCTCCGGTTTTTTGAGGACGGCCCGGCGCTCATCGTGAAGAACAAAAAGCGCCTGCTCGTTGTGGCCGACCTCCACTTTGGAATCGAGTCGGACCTTGCCCAGCATGGCTGGCATTTTGCAAGCAGGAGCACGGAACGGCTTTGGCGCGTGATTGCATGCGTCAAGGCAACGAAACCGGATCTTCTCGTCCTTCTCGGGGACGTAAAACACAGCATTCCCAGGACCACCCGGCAGGAATACCGGGAGATCCCCGATATCCTCGCTGCCCTGCGCGAACGAGTCCCAATCCGGGTTCTGCCAGGCAATCACGACACCGGGATTGCCCCTTTTCTCAAAAAGGGAGAACTCCTTCCAAAGGATGGGGCGGTCATCGATGGCGTCGCGTACATGCACGGGCATACCCTTCCAAACCCGGACCTGTCCGGTCACCTGATTATTGCCGGCCACCACCACCCCATGGTCTCATTGCATGACGAGGTGGGGTGCTCGCTCCGTGCACCGGCGTACCTTCTTGCAGGGATCGATGAAGGTGTGTTCCGGTTTAAGGATGTCCCCTCCATGTCAGAAAAGACCCGGGTCCTCTTTATGCCTGCGTTCAATGAATGTGCAGGTTTTGATATTCTCCGGATTATTCACCACCCATTCTCCCCGCTCTCAAGGTCGATCCGGACTGACCGTGCTGAGATCTTTTGTGCGGATGGTACGTATGTCGGCCCGGTATCTGCACTGGAGGAAAATGTCCCCGATTGA